From Penicillium psychrofluorescens genome assembly, chromosome: 6, one genomic window encodes:
- a CDS encoding uncharacterized protein (ID:PFLUO_009159-T1.cds;~source:funannotate): protein MAQPSPAPSTISRGPSTARSRSRPSIRRRESSPGPSSSTPGLPTPALSPDGQSDSEEVNEEDTLSPFDPRRITPTLHASLVSEILSLRREVESKTKTIDVLEKSLDESTTENETLGSTLSQAAREARSLKHQIQLLEGGTSSAMTELARERDEAVENITDVRKKLEQAQKRVRSREDDTERMQALWDRERESWTSERRNWERKVHVVEGRLKTVLNEVATAQENGTLTKEMSKDRTKESDTASVISSSPGHRRMSVTSMTSNEGDDSNVHNVRYSVISIAAGAKGDSGLNLAEELAFDEEDEFADSDDDDDDAPDSPEALPEERPISSQSHASHTAVASKARKLLGLAIQNPDSNHATDYRAHEPSGQTKAARLAVEYCDSGIQYSPPSSPKLSAVIESPVGEIATVSVETQTDLPHEDDGRGDEAPQMIDNSTLTNATEMISVSCQTVGDLPSPPWTPKLIEPPSQSAEAALESAPMLSASTQTDPTPAVEADNLEKKRSTLSPNDIPSSNMEVPMIAIHPPVSEPPSPRNSVVLPPQTKSISCQTNFRSIVDGRSIGIQTEEIRIDQRSVKLPASLLPSAIPDVPPRSELRDSGFQPYRAPPPRPAKGPPTERLAKPSRAPSSEHVQAYPGNNDNGPLSDDVVSGLRRPFRSSSLFAGFSDDEVDPEDRDVFTDDDLLNRPFASYTLRRGKLASKSRPSLDETTLPEIDEQLSDPESRLSDTVPNSSRGAQRHGMAAPNSRQSGMRRMAIISNGAAIHQKSRTRSPSLPSLDSGSAGSSIAPPFPVPIRLSSRKIPLNGSDGPPSPTRSTGRQFSERGHPSLVRRPTLRRVRSAAAMSQTDPTEVPETISTSTRSMSPFTPDTPTFQPPPLPSDDITMPRDRHMAPKRASHRPTASRNWSQGHERQDSMGGVQPTSVVDAIAQTMVGEWMFKYVRRRKSFGMGEAKDSWEGRNPDEVSANITNSGVRHKRWVWLAPYEGSIMWSSKQPTSGPALLGKSGRKFTIQSVLDVKDDNLLPKGSNPPTAFNRSILVLTPQRALKFTALTMERHYVWLTALSFLSHSTMGLHDLAALPPLPQEEAGSPVPPQAALRRNPIRDSIRVAKGRPRPMPKGKRSLGSATAPAPDMPSNGLDTINSMIMAADAPHVPRFSTHNNHTRKRSNTAPRAPAMHAIRSFSSKDTMPSYHSGTTANSSEAYFPPMPPPSLPPGLGSGRSSFSRTSEASGRASSTNTGATFDVGTVRMEAFIDRHAEQINKPRPVPQNRPRHVRKSSSQWSEQRRYEFDLPAFDESELGFRSEDPFRGF from the exons ATGGCTCAACCATCCCCAGCACCATCCACCATATCGCGGGGTCCATCTACGGCTCGGTCGAGGTCTCGGCCTTCTATACGTCGACGAGAATCATCTCCCGGGCCGTCCTCGTCGACTCCCGGCCTGCCGACACCGGCACTTTCTCCGGACGGACAGAGTGACAGCGAGGAAGTCAATGAGGAAGATACATTATCACCATTCGATCCGCGAAGGATTACGCCCACGCTCCATGCCTCGCTCGTTTCCGAAATTCTCTCACTGCGCCGCGAAGTGGAGAGCAAGACCAAAACCATTGATGTATTGGAAAAGAGTCTGGATGAATCGACGACAGAAAATGAGACTCTGGGCTCCACTTTGTCCCAAGCCGCCCGCGAAGCCCGTTCTCTAAAACATCAGATCCAGCTTCTAGAGGGTGGCACTTCATCTGCGATGACCGAACTGGCCCGAGAGCGGGATGAAGCTGTTGAGAACATCACCGATGTCCGTAAGAAACTGGAGCAGGCACAGAAAAGGGTTCGGAGTCGAGAAGATGATACCGAGCGAATGCAGGCGCTATGGGATCGCGAGCGTGAATCCTGGACCAGCGAGCGCCGGAATTGGGAGCGCAAGGTTCATGTGGTGGAAGGCCGGTTAAAGACCGTGTTGAATGAAGTCGCAACCGCCCAGGAAAACGGCACGCTCACAAAGGAAATGTCCAAAGACAGAACCAAAGAGAGCGACACGGCAAGTGTGATTTCCAGCAGTCCAGGACACCGGCGCATGAGCGTTACGAGCATGACCTCAAACGAGGGCGATGACTCCAATGTCCACAATGTCCGGTATTCGGTGATCAGCATTGCCGCTGGTGCTAAGGGTGATTCGGGCCTGAATCTGGCGGAGGAGTTGGCCTtcgatgaagaggatgagtTCGCAGactccgacgacgatgacgacgacgcACCTGACTCGCCCGAGGCTCTCCCCGAGGAACGACCGATTTCAAGTCAGTCGCATGCATCCCACACTGCTGTGGCTTCCAAGGCAAGGAAACTGCTGGGTCTTGCTATCCAAAACCCCGATTCGAATCATGCGACAGATTACCGTGCCCACGAGCCAAGCGGCCAAACAAAAGCTGCCCGGCTAGCAGTGGAATACTGCGATTCAGGTATTCAATACTCgcctccttcatctcctAAGCTATCTGCGGTGATTGAAAGCCCGGTGGGCGAAATTGCCACTGTGTCTGTGGAAACGCAAACTGATCTGCCccatgaagatgacggcAGAGGCGATGAGGCACCTCAAATGATAGACAATTCGACGCTAACCAACGCAACTGAGATGATCTCTGTGTCATGCCAGACAGTCGGAGACCTACCTAGCCCTCCATGGACACCCAAACTGATCGAGCCGCCATCCCAATCCGCGGAGGCTGCGTTAGAGTCAGCTCCAATGCTATCAGCCTCCACGCAGACTGATCCGACCCCGGCGGTGGAAGCCGACAAtttggagaagaagcggtcTACTCTGTCTCCAAATGACATTCCATCGTCTAATATGGAGGTCCCCATGATTGCCATTCATCCTCCTGTCTCAGAaccgccatctcctcgcAACAGCGTGGTTCTACCGCCGCAAACAAAAAGCATATCATGCCAAACCAACTTCCGGTCCATCGTTGATGGCCGCTCGATTGGTATCCAAACCGAGGAAATCCGCATTGATCAACGCTCCGTCAAACTTCCCGCCAGTCTGCTTCCCTCTGCCATTCCTGATGTACCGCCTCGTTCTGAACTACGGGATTCGGGCTTTCAGCCCTATCGAGCGCCTCCGCCCCGGCCAGCCAAGGGGCCACCGACTGAACGTCTCGCAAAACCATCTCGGGCACCTTCATCGGAGCATGTGCAAGCTTACCCAGGTAATAATGATAATGGGCCGCTCTCCGACGATGTGGTATCTGGACTTCGACGACCATTCCGGTCCAGCAGCCTCTTTGCTGGCTTTAGCGACGATGAAGTAGACCCGGAAGACCGCGATGTCTTTACCGATGATGACCTTCTCAATCGGCCGTTTGCTTCCTATACCCTCCGACGGGGCAAGCTGGCTTCAAAGTCAAGACCCAGTTTGGACGAGACGACTCTCCCTGAAATCGATGAGCAGCTGTCAGACCCTGAATCTAGACTATCGGATACCGTCCCCAACTCATCACGCGGCGCCCAACGACATGGAATGGCTGCACCTAACAGCCGGCAGTCCGGCATGCGGAGGATGGCCATAATCTCCAACGGCGCGGCCATACACCAAAAGTCCCGCACGCGCAGCCCTAGCTTGCCTAGTCTCGATAGCGGCAGCGCAGGCTCAAGCATCGCACCGCCCTTCCCAGTCCCTATCCGCCTCAGCTCGCGTAAGATTCCACTGAATGGCAGCGATGGGCCCCCGAGCCCGACTCGCTCGACTGGCCGACAATTCTCAGAGCGTGGCCATCCGTCACTCGTTCGACGACCTACTCTACGACGAGTCCGATCCGCGGCAGCCATGTCGCAGACCGACCCTACCGAGGTTCCAGAAACCATCTCTACATCTACACGATCAATGTCTCCTTTCACGCCAGATACCCCTACGTTCCAACCCCCGCCCTTGCCATCCGACGATATCACGATGCCCCGAGATCGACACATGGCACCCAAACGGGCATCGCACCGCCCAACCGCATCCCGCAACTGGAGTCAGGGTCATGAGCGACAAGATTCTATGGGAGGCGTGCAGCCCACCAGTGTCGTTGATGCAATCGCGCAGACCATGGTCGGCGAGTGGATGTTCAAGTACGTCCGGCGACGAAAGTCTTTCGGAATGGGCGAGGCCAAGGATAGCTGGGAAGGACGCAACCCGGATGAGGTCTCCGCCAACATCACCAACAGCGGCGTGCGGCATAAGCGCTGGGTATGGCTGGCTCCGTACGAGGGCTCAATTATGTGGAGCAGCAAGCAGCCAACGAGCGGGCCTGCCTTGTTGGGCAAGAGTGGTAGAAAAT TCACTATTCAATCAGTTCTCGATGTCAAAGACGACAACTTACTGCCCAAGGGCTCCAACCCACCAACCGCATTCAACCGCTCTATTCTGGTTCTAACGCCTCAGCGAGCCCTAAAGTTCACAGCACTCACTATGGAACGGCACTACGTCTGGTTGACGGCGCTTTCCTTCCTCAGCCATTCCACCATGGGCTTGCATGACCTGGCTGCTTTGCCACCGCTCCctcaagaagaagccggaTCGCCCGTGCCGCCACAGGCCGCACTGCGACGCAACCCTATCCGCGACTCCATCCGCGTAGCAAAGGGTCGTCCACGCCCAATGCCCAAGGGCAAGCGATCCTTGGGTAGTgcaacagcaccagcacccgACATGCCATCCAACGGCCTGGATACCATCAACTCGATGATTATGGCCGCCGACGCACCGCATGTGCCTCGTTTCTCGACACACAACAACCACACCCGCAAGCGCAGTAATACCGCGCCGCGTGCGCCGGCAATGCACGCTATCCGCAGCTTCTCTAGCAAAGACACGATGCCCTCCTACCACAGTGGAACCACTGCCAATTCATCCGAGGCTTATTTCCCGCCCATGCCACCCCCAAGTCTACCACCGGGTCTGGGCAGCGGCCGGAGCAGCTTCAGCCGCACCTCCGAAGCCAGCGGTCGTGCCTCAAGCACCAACACTGGCGCCACGTTTGATGTCGGCACCGTTCGCATGGAGGCATTCATCGATCGTCACGCGGAGCAGATCAATAAACCGCGTCCGGTGCCACAGAACCGGCCGCGGCATGTACGCAAATCTTCCAGTCAGTGGAGCGAGCAACGCCGGTATGAATTTGATCTGCCGGCGTTTGATGAGTCCGAGCTGGGGTTCCGATCAGAGGACCCGTTCCGAGGATTCTAA
- a CDS encoding uncharacterized protein (ID:PFLUO_009160-T1.cds;~source:funannotate) encodes MSKSFTPADVASHNTADNGLYIIVDSNVYDVTEFINEHPGGAKILKRVAGKDASKQFWKYHNESVLKKYAPKLKIGEVKEAAKL; translated from the exons ATGTCGAAGTCCTTCACCCCCGCCGACGTCGCCTCCCACAACACCGCCGACAATGGCCTCTACATCATCGTTGACAGCAATGTCTACGACGTGACCGAGTTCATCAACGAGCACCCCGGCGGTGCCAAGATCCTCAAGCGCGTAGCGGGCAAGGATGCCTCGAAGCAGTTTTGGAAG TACCACAACGAGTCCGTGCTGAAGAAGTATGCGCCCAAGTTGAAGATCGGGGAAGTGAAGGAAGCGGCCAAGCTGTGA
- a CDS encoding uncharacterized protein (ID:PFLUO_009161-T1.cds;~source:funannotate): MDDKTFVSDSLIRLTGASDPIIIDFVLAKANSAKSASSLTTELGSLLDGSSDDIGAFSGELFARLGKGAKPSASATPNAPGKSESTKKKYRLVEMGDDLPDPGTSLGPMNVEADRDRRRRKDKGRDGDKERPSGRRDDNHSEKDERRKRDRSRDAESRDRPRTKKLRKRDSDFEDRWGDEEISEDAGEFAESPSKRTRLENGSASPRSPSPAEDLDPQTKEEMERQRDLRERDEFAKRLANKDDKKSKKIVEDRTRDGEAARRRALADDADARAQMMPDLRLRSRQEYLKKRETERLALLRQQVAEEAAELRENPNLTRREKEEFARNREVLRIAEERLRIDDHRDGYMMPEDYITEKGKIDRKKKEEALYKRYVDRDDMGQERFVTEHEEWELEQSAKAKAQIKKAEFVDEGDYEYVFDDSQKINFVMDTKLEGTQKLMTAEQRNLKEQLDAAEKKAASMEETRKSLPIYQFRDQIIQAVHDHQVLIIVGETGSGKTTQIPQYLHEAGYTKGNLKIGCTQPRRVAAMSVAARVAEEMGVKIGNEVGYAIRFEDNTSDKTILKYMTDGMLLRELLTEPDLSQYSALMIDEAHERTVPTDIACGLLKDIAKARPDLKLLISSATMDAQKFQKYFDDAPIFNIPGRRYPVDVHYTSQPEANYLAAAITTVFQIHVTQGSGDILVFLTGQEEIEAAEQSLQETARKLGSKIPEMIICPIYANLPSELQTKIFEPTPPKARKVVLATNIAETSLTIDGIVYVIDPGFVKENVFNPRTGMESLVVTPCSRASANQRAGRAGRVGPGKCFRLYTKWAYYNELEENTTPEIQRTNLNGVILMLKSLGIDQLLDFDFMDPPPAETIIRALEQLYALGALNDRGELTKVGRQMAEFPTDPMLAKAILAADKYGCVEEVLSIVSMLGEASALFFRPKDKKIHADSARNRFTIKDGGDHLTLLNIWNQWVDSDFSFVWARENFLQQRSLTRARDVRDQLAKLCDRVEVSVSSCGSTNLIPIQKAITSGFFPNAGRLQRGGDSYRTIKNGQTVYLHPSSTLFEVNPRWVIYFELVLTSKEYMRSNLPLQAEWLVEVAPHYYKKKDLESLGLDRKTPKGTGASGEKSRM, encoded by the coding sequence ATGGACGACAAGACTTTCGTGTCCGACTCCCTCATCCGCCTGACCGGCGCGTCGGATCCAATCATCATCGATTTCGTCCTGGCCAAAGCCAACTCTGCCAAGTCTGCCTCATCCCTGACCACCGAACTCGGGTCCTTGCTCGATGGCAGCTCCGACGACATTGGCGCATTCAGCGGAGAGCTGTTTGCGCGGCTGGGCAAGGGCGCAAAACCCAGTGCGTCCGCCACTCCAAACGCACCGGGAAAATCAGAAtccacgaagaagaaatatcGCCTGGTGGAAATGGGAGACGACTTGCCCGACCCTGGCACCTCCCTGGGGCCGATGAACGTCGAAGCAGACCGAGACAGACGGAGGCGGAAGGACAAAGGCAGAGATGGTGACAAAGAACGGCCCAGCGGGAGGCGTGATGACAATCACTCGGAGAAGGACGAACGCCGAAAGAGAGACCGCAGTCGCGACGCCGAGAGTCGGGATCGCCCGCGCACCAAAAAACTGCGAAAGAGGGACTCCGACTTTGAAGATCGCTGGGGCGACGAAGAGATTTCGGAAGACGCCGGCGAGTTCGCAGAGTCACCCTCCAAACGAACAAGGCTCGAAAATGGATCCGCCTCCCCTCGGTCCCCGTCGCCGGCCGAAGACCTCGATCCGCAGACCAAGGAAGAAATGGAGCGCCAACGCGACCTCCGCGAGAGAGACGAGTTTGCGAAGCGATTGGCCAACAAAGATGACAAAAAATCGAAGAAAATCGTCGAGGACCGGACAcgagatggagaagctgcgcgacgGCGCGCGTtggccgacgacgccgaTGCTCGAGCGCAGATGATGCCTGATCTGCGACTGCGATCTCGCCAGGAGTATCTGAAGAAGCGAGAAACTGAGCGCTTGGCACTCCTTCGGCAGCAGGTTGCGGAGGAAGCTGCTGAGCTGCGCGAAAATCCGAATCTGACCCGCCGAGAAAAAGAGGAGTTTGCCCGAAACCGGGAAGTCCTGCGCATTGCAGAAGAACGACTACGGATCGATGACCACCGCGATGGCTACATGATGCCGGAAGATTACATcacggagaagggcaagatTGAtcggaaaaagaaagaagaggctCTCTACAAGCGTTACGTGGATCGCGATGATATGGGCCAGGAGCGATTTGTGACTGAGCACGAAGAGTGGGAATTGGAGCAGTCAGCCAAGGCCAAAGCCCAAATTAAGAAGGCCGAGTTTGTCGACGAAGGTGACTACGAATATGTTTTCGACGATTCGCAAAAGATCAACTTTGTCATGGACACCAAACTTGAAGGCACGCAGAAGCTGATGACGGCGGAACAGCGGAATctcaaggagcagctggatgccgcggagaagaaggccgcaTCGATGGAAGAGACACGTAAGAGTCTTCCCATCTACCAGTTCCGCGATCAGATTATCCAGGCCGTGCACGATCACCAAGTTTTGATCATCGTCGGTGAAACGGGCTCTGGAAAGACGACTCAGATCCCGCAGTACCTCCATGAAGCTGGCTACACTAAGGGTAACCTGAAGATTGGGTGCACACAGCCGCGGCGAGTGGCAGCCATGAGTGTCGCTGCGCGtgtggcggaggagatgggcgtTAAGATTGGCAATGAAGTCGGCTATGCCATCCGATTCGAAGATAACACGAGCGACAAGACCATTCTGAAGTACATGACGGATGGAATGTTGCTGCGAGAGCTGTTGACGGAGCCGGACCTAAGCCAGTACTCGGCTCTGATGATTGACGAAGCCCATGAACGGACAGTGCCCACGGACATTGCGTGTGGCCTCCTTAAGGATATCGCCAAGGCCCGACCCGACCTCAAGTTGCTGATCTCATCGGCAACTATGGATGCCCAGAAATTTCAAAAGTATTTTGACGACGCGCCTATCTTCAACATTCCCGGTCGACGATATCCCGTTGATGTGCACTACACCTCTCAACCGGAAGCCAACTACTTGGCGGCAGCGATCACCACGGTGTTCCAGATCCATGTCACGCAGGGCTCCGGTGATATCCTGGTGTTCTTGACTGGCCAAGAGGAGATTGAAGCGGCCGAACAAAGCTTACAGGAAACGGCACGGAAACTGGGCAGCAAAATACCAGAGATGATCATTTGTCCCATCTACGCCAATCTGCCTTCTGAGCTCCAGACCAAGATTTTCGAACCCACGCCGCCCAAGGCACGCAAGGTGGTGCTGGCTACCAACATCGCCGAGACCAGTTTGACGATCGATGGCATTGTCTACGTGATCGACCCTGGGTTTGTCAAGGAGAATGTGTTTAATCCGCGCACTGGCATGGAAAGCCTGGTGGTGACTCCGTGTTCCCGAGCATCGGCCAACCAGCGAGCTGGGCGTGCCGGCCGAGTTGGACCGGGCAAATGTTTCCGGCTCTACACCAAATGGGCGTACTACAacgagttggaggagaaCACGACCCCCGAAATCCAGCGCACGAACTTGAACGGTGTTATTCTCATGTTGAAATCCCTGGGCATCGACCAGTTGCTCGACTTTGATTTCATGGACCCGCCGCCGGCCGAGACGATCATTCGggcgctggagcagctgTACGCTCTCGGGGCGTTAAATGACCGCGGCGAGCTGACCAAGGTCGGCCGGCAGATGGCAGAGTTTCCGACAGATCCGATGCTGGCCAAAGCGATCCTCGCGGCAGACAAGTACGGCTGCGTGGAAGAGGTCCTGTCGATCGTGTCGATGCTGGGAGAGGCTAGCGCGCTGTTCTTCCGGCCcaaagacaagaagatccacgCAGACAGTGCGCGCAACCGGTTCACCATCAAGGACGGCGGCGACCACCTGACGCTGCTCAATATCTGGAATCAATGGGTGGATTCAGACTTCAGCTTCGTGTGGGCGCGGGAGAAtttcctccagcagcgcagcCTAACACGGGCACGCGATGTGCGCGACCAGCTGGCCAAACTGTGCGACCGAGTGGAGGTCAGTGTCAGCAGCTGCGGTTCCACCAACCTGATCCCGATTCAAAAGGCCATCACATCCGGGTTCTTCCCCAACGCGGGACGACTGCAACGCGGAGGCGACAGCTACCGGACGATCAAGAACGGGCAGACGGTGTACTTGCACCCGTCTAGCACGTTGTTCGAGGTCAATCCGCGGTGGGTGATTTACTTCGAGCTGGTACTCACCAGCAAGGAGTACATGCGCAGCAACCTGCCGCTGCAGGCCGAGTGGTTGGTGGAAGTGGCGCCGCATTActacaagaagaaggatctgGAGTCTCTAGGTCTGGACCGAAAGACACCCAAGGGGACCGGGGCGAGTGGAGAGAAGAGCCGAATGTAG